The sequence ATACAGACTAAATCAGAATTCAAACTGAattggaatctgcattttaaaaaggccTCCCAGTGATTCATAATCACATCAAAGTTTGAGACGTACTGGTGTAGGTATCAGTGTTTCTCACCTCTGGCTACACAATATATTTATCTAGAGGACTTTtggaaaatgcagattcttgagTTCTACCTCctgagatttttatttaattagtcTGAGGAGGACccagaataaatattttgaaaaatcaccCCTAAGTAAATAAACTGCATCCAGGAATGAGAATCACAATGCTACGTAGGCAAGGGCAGTAATAGGCTACATTCAGTAAGGAATGCCTTTATGGGGGTACTATGAAAAATGAGGCTCAACAATACTCCCTTTCTCCATGGTTACCTTGAGATTAGCACAGAGAACAAATGTGATCTGTCTAGTGTGGGGTTTTCTAGCAACAGGCTTAAGAAATGACTATTTCATGTATTCACAAACATGAATGTTGTATTTTCTATTCTCTGTTACAACTGTAGTTTATTAGCGACTAGCTCTATTTGCATAATGACTATAACCTAACTGGAATATGCTACTCTTAGGGACATGACTCATGTTTCAGTTTTACTTAATGggaaataatgtaaatatatatatatatatattaaagcaaATGGAGATATTacagaataaaatatacttttgtcAATTTTAATGATAAAACAAGGCTTCAAAGAAGTTTTGTGCTTTTAGTGAACAGTTCAGGCTGTACTCCAAACCTCCTAgtgaaatgaatttattttcccTCTGCCCTTGGGACTAATTCAGAAGGAAAGTTTAAGGAAAACTGAACCAATGGAATTGTTTGAAATACGACACTCTTAATGGACTTGGTTTCAAACCCTCAGCAGTTGGAAGATCTTGACTTATCTCAAATGCTAGAACTATTGTAACATTTGTCTTCAAACTTCAGTCTCAGTCAAGGATCAAATGCCGTATCACAAATAGaagctaaaataaattttaaaagtcttatttttGGTTGACTTAACTTTATTCACATGATAGTTACAAGGGCTGACAAAgacttcctttaacatttctttcttctgGCAGGTTGATTTAGAGTTTGGTTGCTGAGTGTGGGTTGAAGGGATATGTGGTGAGACAGATCAGGGGCTTGTTAACATTCTATGTCATCATGAATCCAGTTTACTTTTAACCTTGTGGCTTGTCTAACACATTTGCAGTAAGAATTGGGGAATAAATTTAATGCTTACTGGCAAACACTTTGAAGCCATTGAGAGAAGCTCTGGAGGCACCCCAGATATTGTGCGAACTGGTCAGAAGTGCCGTGAGATGCCAGAAAAGGCATCCCATGACAGCAGTGGGATGTCAGGGCATACAGAAGACAGCCCTGGAGCATTGCAGTCAATTCCAGGATCTGTGGCATCTCAGTACTGATAGGACCTCACAAGGAGCCATATAAGGATAACTGTAATCAGGACAACGGTGAAGTTGAGACACAGCTCCCGGGTGGATCGTTCCATTCTCAGAGTGGCGTGGTGAGAACCGAAGGCAAACTTCTGAGGGCACACCAAAGACCTCCTGCTTGTCCTTACCTCCTATCAGAAAgtaacaaagaaaacaagaaattagTGAGCATTCTTTCCTCAGAGAAAATAGAAGCATTATGGAAGGGAAATGTGTTATAGGCTGAATTGtatccctcccccccgcccccacaaaattcatatgttgaaatcctaattccCAGTATCTTGGGATgcaactatatacatatatatatttttttattgagagATGTGGTTacatttggagatagggtctttcAAGAGGTAATCAAGATGGgttaaattaaaatgaggtaATTAAGATGGGTCCTAATGCAATATGACTgttatccttataagaagaagagattaggacacaaACATATGCAAAAGGAAGACCATATGAAGACACAGGAAGAAGATGGTCATATGCAAGCCAAGGAcaggcctcagaagaaatcaaccctgccaATACTTTGATTTCAGATATCTAACCTCCAGACTATGTTTGGACTAGAATTATTACTCttctctgggtctccagcctccaaTTTCCCCTGTAGATTTGggacttgccagcctccacaAGCATATAAGCCAATtacattacacacacatacacacatcctccctattggttctgtttctctgagaaACCTTGATttacacagtcttttttttttttttcttttgacctgATGTCAAAAAAACCAATACAGTTCTGATTATTTTCCTGTGATGACTATATTGATGCTTATGGGGTTTTCCTCACAgcacagttggtaaaaaaaaaacccacttgcaatgcaggagaccttggttcaattcctgggtcagtaagagccactggagaagggataggctacccactccagtattcttgggctttccttttggcttagctggtaaacaatctacctgcgatgtgggagacctagtttcaatccctgagttgggaagatcccctggagaagggaaaggctacccactccagtattctggcctggagaattccatggactgtatagcccatggggtcacaaagagtcggacatgactgagtgactttcacttgataaaatacaaaatattgcttttttcttttttcaacttctgtgtgtatgtgtgtgcatgcttgcttGCTTTGCTCCCAGTGAGTAAGGTCAaccaaaacagaaggaaaaaaaaagttatggctTAGAATTTTTCTTGCTTCAAATTACATACAGAGATAGGATACCATAATTTTTCAAGTTTCGAGCTGATCTATCTTTGTCTAACCCTGTGAAAGCATTAAGTAGTTTCAACAGCTGCTTGGCCTCTTGAAATCCCTGCATTGGGCATAGAGCCTACTGGGGTCAACCAAAAGTCCCTCACATAACAGGCACTCAGTCCAAACGGCAAGTGTTAACCCCATGGATACTTCTATTTCAACAAGGGCTTGTGCCAGCTATTTTTAGTCAAGTCCAGGATGTGCTTATATTGTAAACACTTCAAAAAGTGGGGGTGGTATCTTTATAGTCTATGTAGATAATACTTGAGGAAAATCATGCTTTGAGAAACATAAAATTATTACTTCCAATGATGTGGCATAATTGACACTGTGAATATGCAAACCAAGTGAAAGTAaagattaataataaaattttaaatagagcaaAAGTCTACTATGGAGTGGAAAAAGTTTAAAGggaaaaagtgttttattttctaaaagtggAAGTTCAGGGGGAAGAAGTCTCCCCTGAATTATGAATTATAATtactatatttcttttattattagtgTACCAAATTATTAATTGTATAAACCAGTCAAATGatcctttttaacattttatgttattgttgttataacACATAAGTTCAGATAAGATTATATTAACAGGTACATTGTTGAATGTTGATTTAAAATATGACCAATGGTAACTGATTCATGTTTCACTTTCCTTTTAATTCTTACTTATATTTTTGCCCTCTACACTTTTTCCAATGAAAATCTTTACAAAGATTTGCTTGAAGGAGAAagtaaacagaagaaaatgaagtatTAAGGAAGTAGAGAGAATGTATAAGCATGTACACCAGAGCAGAGGAGAACAGGAAGTTGATGAATTCATGCAAGGAGCCTAAGAACAAAAGAATCTAAAGACTCTAAAGCAGATTCTTCCTTATGGATTTATTGATAAAATTAAATCCTGATCCAAACACCAATTTATTTGAATAAGTCCCGAAGAAGTAAAAAgatatgtaaaaaataagaggCCTTATTTACAATGATCAAAACGACCCAACTCAGGGAGGGCAAAATAACTGTCCCATCAAATCTTATGAGACTGTGACCTGAGAGGAACGTATTCAGAAAATGTTGCTGAAAGTTGTCCAGAGCTTTGATCGTGTGACCTTCACAACAACTCTGACATTTACAACTCAGGCaagttttgtgatttttctctctcCCAAGATTATTGCTAAGAAACTGACTTTTAGAGAGAGGTTAAGTTGTTTGTGTGATGACACATAGCAAGTTAGAGGCAGAACTAGAACTGGCAGACTGGAAATAGTTGTTGGATTGTGGTTACTCTGTAGGAGTGAAAACATGAATGATAACCACAAATAACTGCCCTGGCTAGTGTAAATTTTTGACCTTTGGGAAAACAAtttgacatttttaaattaatgttgatAATATTAATTCTCTTTTATCTGGCTCTTTCATTCTGGCTCTAGAAACTCAAGCACATATATACcaggatatatatataagaatgttcatagcaacattttcATAATATCCCCAAgctgaaaacaactcaaatgttcatcAGCAATAGAATGAATGTGAACTGTGGTATGTTCATACATTGCTATAGAGCAAATAAAACATATGAACTACAGCACCACATAATAAGATGGGTGGATTTCACAAAAATAACTATGAAGCAAAAGAGGaatttacaaaaagaaacagagaatgcAATTCTATTTCTTCAAagccaaaaacagaaaatttaattatattgttTAGGAACTCAGACAGAGAtggtaaaattataaagaaaaccaTGGATAAGATTAGCTCAAGAATTAAGATGATGATTACCGATGATAAGGCAAAAGGGAAAAGTGATCAAGAATGAAATTCTGGAGTGCGCCAATGACAATTTCTTGACCTGAGTGATATTTATACAGGTGTTGCCTTACAATAATTGTTCAAAGAGTATGTTTTATggactcttcacatttttttcaaTGGTCTCTGAATTGACAGCTACTCATTACACTTCTTTATTACCTATGGTTTACCTCTTACTATATCTTGCACTTTGATGGTAAGCTTAAAATGCTGttgttttgtatgtttttaaagtaataaaacacAGCATTAAGGTGGGAATTTATAATGAATCCAATTCAATCAACATATAGCTAACTATAGGGAGTGGGCTCTAATTTCACACACATTTATGCCAAAGTTAGGTAAAACCCAGATCAACAATCTTCCATTTTTCTGCTGTTAACCCACAAAGACAATTTTGGCTTCATTTTAAATCTTTCCTGACATCAAGATCACAGTGTATGActcaaagtgaaaaaacaaaagaactctGAATAAACTGTTTGATATTGACTTTCTTTGAATGGAGACTTGGAAAAGATGGAAGACATCTTTTCCTGTGTGATATCTTTTAATAGGAAGGGAGAAAATGCATGCCATaaggtgaaaaaaaggaaaacaagaatcaATAATATTCTAGTCTAAGAAACACTGCGTACAATAGGCATTGTCTATTTCATTAAGAAATGTAAATATTCCCGTGCTTTTCTTATCTGCAacttgtacacacatacacactgtatGCTAAGCTTAAAAATCCTGCTGTTACCTGAATAGGGTCAAGGACACCCTGGGCTGCAGTAGgcttctcctctgtctctccaACTTGGGCTCCAACTCCTGCTTGTCTCCCAGGCCGTCTGGACTTCTGGGCTCTGGGCAGGGCCTAAAGTAGTCTAAGGGAGGTGGCAATCACTGTGATGTCACTGGTGAAACATCTCGAAGGAACAACCTCCAAAGGTTGGAGGCTATTTGTGTTTAGGGGGACATGGAAATGTGTTGACTAAGGCTATTCCTTTGGCTGCGAGTTTGTATTATTAATAAAAGCTCAAGGACTTAAAATCCTTTTCTTTCCAGTTGACTTTTGGTATAATTGATGTAGGTTTTAAATTCACCTTTTACATCTTCACAAGTATCTCTAACACGTGTTCAAAACATTGTAAACCAAGAGTGATAGACTAATATTAACAACTTTTTACTGCATCTGGTTGCCTCTTCCACTTAGCATATGAGGGTGTAAAAGTGTAACTTCATTTAACCACCcatattttcagcttttttgaAGTATAAAGAATTCTCTGCAGTGCACACGCACTCCTCAAACCACACACATGTACCAGAATTCGATAGGCATCTTTTAGCTCCTTCAAAATTGACTTTAGTCCAAGTGGTGAAAGCTATCTCCCCAGTCACCTGTTCCACATAACTTTCCGGCTAAGCTGTATGTTGCAAGTTTACACATTAATATACAGTTTCATCTGAAACAGCTGTGAAAGCCATGGTTTATATATCTCTGTCAATGTACTAATGCAGCAGTGAACCCATATGGCGAAACTCAGTCATTTGGATAGATTGGGGGTAGCAGGAGAACTGGTTAAAAACTAGCGGGAAGAGTGAGTTACAGAATAtctctgaaagaaataaaattgtgtaacatttaaatataaacatttactaAAATTTGACTACTGAAATGAGCTTGTAATAAACATTTTAGGTGTCTGGAGGTAAATGGAGCCTCTGAAGTGTTTaacaggccttccctggtggctcagtggtaaagattctgcccaccaatgcaacagacatgggttccatccccaggtcaggaagatccctggagaagaaaacggcaacccactcaagtgttcttgcctgggaaagccaatggacagaggagactggcaagctacagtccatgggatcacaaagagtcggacatggctgagcaaatGAACACAAAGTATTTAACTGAACTCAAAAACACATCCATTAAACATGACCCCAGCAATTGTGTCTGTTCATCAAATTCTTTCTTTAGAGATAACAGAACAAACTTCCCCTCTGAATTCCCAGGCGGAGTCAATCAAAATAATATATTCCCAGAAGACATAAACAAAATTCCCTATGTGTGT comes from Dama dama isolate Ldn47 chromosome 1, ASM3311817v1, whole genome shotgun sequence and encodes:
- the SLN gene encoding sarcolipin; amino-acid sequence: MERSTRELCLNFTVVLITVILIWLLVRSYQY